In Ipomoea triloba cultivar NCNSP0323 chromosome 7, ASM357664v1, a single genomic region encodes these proteins:
- the LOC116025263 gene encoding glycosyl hydrolase 5 family protein-like: protein MEKSYSFLLCIIIISHLAPPPTVVAQPLSTNSRWIVNESGRRVKLACVNWVTHLEVAVAEGLSKQPVDVISKKIVDMGFNCVRLTWPLFLFTNDSLASLTVRQSFKNLGLLESIAGLQANNPSIVDLPLISAYQVVVGSLAKYKVMIILDNHISKPGWCCSSYDGNGFFGDIYFDPKLWVIGLTKVATMFNGTSNVVGMSLRNELRGPKQNVNDWYRYMQQGAEAVHAANPDLLVILSGLSFDKDLSFLQKTPVNLTFSGKLVFEVHRYGFTDGEDWASGNPNKVCGRITNDIMSRGGFVLDKGYPLFVSEFGIDLRGTNVNDNRYFNCFLGLAAELDFDWALWTLAGSYYLREGSVGLEEFYGVLTWNWCEPRNLSFLQRISIMQSPFRGPGYTESRPHKLIFHPMTGLCVRRVSLFQPLELGPCSESDPWGYTTGKTLTVEGTYFCLQAEKLGKPAKLGLFCTDDSSKWEIISDSRMHLSSKLKDGSNVCLDVDSNNVIITNTCKCLNNDSSCDPASQWFKITDSTRGTATKSDFQSTSFLYFLAKKLFASYI, encoded by the exons ATGGAGAAGTCGTATTCCTTTCTACTATGCATCATTATTATCTCTCATTTGGCTCCTCCGCCCACGGTGGTGGCTCAGCCGCTGTCCACCAATTCCCGGTGGATCGTGAACGAGTCGGGGCGGCGGGTGAAGCTGGCGTGCGTGAACTGGGTCACCCATCTGGAAGTGGCGGTGGCTGAAGGGCTGAGCAAGCAGCCGGTGGATGTGATCTCAAAGAAAATAGTGGATATGGGTTTCAACTGTGTCAGGCTTACTTGGCCTCTCTTCTTGTTCACCAATGACTCCTTGGCCTCCCTCACCGTCAGACAGTCCTTCAAGAACCTCGGACTACTCGAATCCATTGCTGGCCTTCAAGCTAACAACCCCTCCATTGTTGATCTCCCCCTCATCTCTGCTTACCAG GTTGTGGTTGGTAGTCTGGCAAAGTACAAAGTGATGATAATACTGGATAATCATATTAGCAAACCTGGGTGGTGCTGCAGCAGCTATGACGGCAATGGCTTCTTTGGCGACATCTACTTTGACCCGAAGCTATGGGTCATTGGCCTGACCAAGGTCGCCACCATGTTCAACGGCACTAGCAATGTGGTTGGGATGAGCTTGAGGAATGAACTTCGAGGGCCTAAACAAAACGTTAATGATTGGTACAG GTACATGCAGCAAGGAGCTGAGGCAGTGCATGCAGCAAACCCCGATCTTCTAGTTATCCTCTCTGGGCTAAGCTTCGATAAGGATCTCTCTTTCCTGCAGAAAACACCAGTGAACTTGACGTTCTCTGGGAAGTTAGTTTTTGAGGTGCACAGGTATGGATTCACTGATGGTGAGGACTGGGCATCGGGTAACCCAAACAAAGTGTGTGGGAGAATAACTAATGACATAATGAGCAGAGGAGGTTTCGTGTTGGATAAAGGGTACCCGTTGTTTGTCAGTGAGTTTGGGATTGATCTAAGGGGTACCAATGTGAATGACAATAGGTACTTCAACTGCTTCTTGGGTTTGGCAGCAGAGCTCGACTTTGACTGGGCACTGTGGACGCTGGCTGGAAGTTACTATCTGAGAGAAGGTTCAGTTGGACTAGAAGAGTTTTATGGGGTTCTGACCTGGAATTGGTGTGAACCGAGGAACTTGAGCTTCCTCCAAAGGATCTCTATCATGCAGTCACCCTTTCGAG GACCAGGTTATACAGAGTCTCGACCACATAAACTAATTTTCCATCCAATGACTGGGCTCTGTGTTCGAAGAGTTTCACTCTTCCAGCCATTGGAGTTAGGTCCATGCTCAGAGTCAGATCCATGGGGCTACACTACAGGTAAAACATTAACAGTGGAAGGAACTTACTTTTGCCTTCAGGCAGAAAAGCTCGGGAAGCCAGCAAAGCTTGGTCTGTTTTGCACAGATGATAGCTCAAAATGGGAAATCATCTCAGATTCTAGGATGCATCTGTCATCGAAGCTTAAGGATGGCAGTAATGTCTGCCTTGATGTAGATTCCAACAATGTTATTATCACCAACACCTGCAAATGTTTGAATAATGACAGTTCATGTGACCCTGCAAGTCAGTGGTTCAAAATTACCGACAGCACTAGAGGAACAGCTACCAAAAGTGATTTTCAGAGCACCTCATTCTTGTATTTTCTGGCAAAAAAATTGTTTGCAAGCTACATATGA
- the LOC116025239 gene encoding rootletin: protein MANAGEEENDAVLSDVEADEPVEIDVKTPSPEDVSLEKFREVLAELDRERQARIAAENSKSQLEVSLNRLKVLAHEAIRKRDESSKQRDQALREKEETLVKVDKVSTELSGAVKERDEVLKQKEELQKEFEEVMKAKESKRVEVETAASMLVSGIDKISGKVSHFKNFTAGGLPRSQKYTGLPAVAYGVIKRTNDIVEEMLRQIDSTTKSRNEAREQMDQRNYQIAIEISQLEATMSGLREEISKKDALVEDLRKSLADKDKSFSEYEKEMLDKQNAMESELIGLRQMLSESEGKISSLELKLESLRSLLTDQLNYVSQIHKQVCNVIKVVDVTKSSELSDSLFLAREMDVEENMRASLAGLESIYDLSQIGFEKTRDLMEEKNRELKSLKELVSQLMQEKEQIGSLLRSALSRRASVDLSSKTNELFKIAENGLKEAGINYRFNNNLGEHKSPALDDKLQASDIEEDEVYALAGTLENIIKQSQLEIIELKHSLEEQRAESSLLKEHVDAQAKELSQWKQQVEELEEKERVAKENVEGLMLDIAAAEEEIRRWKVAAQQEAAAGKSVEQEYLAQLSAIRQELEEAKRSVIESEKKLKFKEETAAAAMAARDAAEKSLRLADSRATRLRERLEELTHQLEELDSRETSRPGLTRPRYICWPWQWLGIDFVGTNRPTETQRDGSNEMELSEPLI, encoded by the exons ATGGCGAACGCCGGGGAAGAGGAAAACGACGCCGTTCTGAGCGATGTCGAGGCCGACGAGCCTGTGGAGATCGATGTCAAGACTCCGTCCCCGGAAGACGTATCCCTGGAGAAATTCCGGGAGGTCCTCGCCGAGCTCGATCGCGAGAGGCAAGCGCGCATCGCCGCGGAGAATTCCAAATCGCAATTGGAAGTCTCGCTCAACCGATTGAAAGTCCTAGCTCACGAGGCTATTAGGAAGCGCGATGAGTCGTCGAAGCAGCGGGATCAGGCCTTGCGCGAGAAGGAAGAGACGTTGGTGAAGGTTGATAAGGTATCAACGGAGCTTAGTGGGGCGGTTAAGGAGAGAGATGAAGTTTTGAAGCAGAAAGAGGAGTTGCAAAAGGAATTTGAAGAAGTGATGAAAGCGAAAGAATCGAAGAGGGTGGAAGTCGAGACTGCAGCTTCGATGTTGGTGAGTGGGATTGATAAAATATCCGGAAAAGTGAGTCATTTTAAGAATTTTACCGCCGGTGGATTGCCTAGGTCTCAGAAATATACAGGCTTGCCAGCAGTGGCTTATGGGGTGATCAAAAGGACAAATGATATAGTGGAAGAAATGTTGAGGCAGATTGACTCAACAACCAAGTCTAGGAACGAGGCTCGGGAACAGATGGATCAGAGGAATTACCAGATTGCTATTGAGATTTCACAACTTGAAGCAACAATGAGTGGTTTGAGAGAGGAGATTTCTAAGAAAGATGCCCTTGTTGAGGATCTGCGGAAGTCTCTGGCTGATAAAGATAAGAGCTTTTCAGAGTACGAAAAGGAGATGCTTGATAAGCAAAATGCCATGGAAAGTGAATTGATAGGGTTGAGGCAGATGCTGAGTGAGTCTGAAGGTAAAATTAGCAGTTTGGAGTTGAAGTTGGAGTCACTAAGATCTTTATTGACTGACCAATTGAATTATGTATCGCAAATACACAAACAGGTTTGCAATGTAATAAAGGTTGTGGATGTTACAAAGTCATCTGAATTATCAGATTCCTTGTTTCTTGCTCGAGAAATGGACGTTGAGGAGAATATGAGAGCATCTTTGGCAGGATTGGAGTCCATATATGATTTAAGTCAAATTGGTTTTGAAAAAACAAGGGATCTGATGGAGGAGAAGAATCGTGAACTGAAAAGCCTTAAAGAATTGGTTTCACAGCTGATGCAGGAGAAAGAACAAATTGGGTCTTTATTACGAAGTGCTTTATCAAGAAGGGCATCAGTGGATTTGTCATCCAAAACAAATGAGCTGTTTAAAATAGCAGAAAATGGATTGAAAGAGGCTGGGATAAATTATAGGTTCAATAATAACCTTGGGGAGCATAAATCTCCAGCTTTGGATGATAAATTGCAGGCTTCCGACatagaagaagatgaagtatATGCTTTG GCTGGCACATTAGAGAACATTATCAAGCAGTCTCAGCTTGAGATCATTGAGCTTAAACATTCACTGGAAGAGCAAAG GGCGGAGTCAAGTTTACTTAAGGAACATGTGGATGCTCAAGCAAAGGAACTGAGCCAGTGGAAGCAACAGGTAGAGGAGCTTGAGGAGAAAGAGAGGGTCGCAAAAGAAAAT GTTGAAGGGCTTATGCTGGACATTGCTGCTGCTGAAGAAGAAATCAGAAGGTGGAAAGTAGCAGCTCAGCAGGAAGCTGCAGCTGGGAAATCTGTTGAACAAGAATATCTGGCGCAG TTGTCTGCCATACGCCAGGAGCTTGAAGAAGCAAAACGGAGTGTGATAGAGTCAGAGAAGAAGCTCAAATTCAAAGAAGAAACTGCAGCTGCAGCCATGGCCGCGAGAGATGCAGCTGAGAAATCATTGCGACTGGCAGATTCAAGGGCAACTAGGTTGAGAGAGAGATTGGAAGAGCTCACTCATCAGCTCGAAGAGTTGGATTCCAGGGAAACCTCCAGACCAGGCCTAACCAGACCCAGATACAT